The following proteins are co-located in the Paludibaculum fermentans genome:
- the prfH gene encoding peptide chain release factor H translates to MTPHPSHAWFQVSAGQGPAECAWAVVKTLETMQAEAQAAGLQWNLVELEAGPQPGTASSALVALSGERIDTFAAAWCGTVQWIARSPFRPAHKRKNWFVAIERLQPVEESSLDPKDVRWETMRASGPGGQHVNRTESAVRVTHLPTGLQAVSANERSQHRNRQLALARLSARLAALEQERRARTGQLRWQAHQSLERGNPVRVFRSPGG, encoded by the coding sequence ATGACGCCCCATCCCTCTCACGCCTGGTTCCAGGTCAGCGCCGGCCAAGGCCCGGCGGAATGTGCCTGGGCCGTCGTCAAAACACTGGAAACCATGCAGGCTGAGGCACAAGCCGCCGGCCTCCAATGGAACCTCGTCGAACTCGAGGCGGGCCCCCAACCGGGAACCGCCTCTTCCGCCCTCGTCGCCCTCTCCGGCGAGCGCATCGACACCTTCGCCGCCGCCTGGTGCGGCACCGTTCAGTGGATCGCCCGGAGCCCGTTCCGCCCGGCCCACAAGCGCAAGAACTGGTTCGTGGCCATTGAACGGCTCCAACCGGTGGAGGAGTCCAGCCTCGACCCGAAGGACGTCCGCTGGGAGACCATGCGCGCCAGCGGTCCGGGCGGACAACACGTGAACCGCACGGAATCCGCGGTTCGTGTCACGCACCTGCCGACGGGCTTGCAGGCGGTCTCCGCCAATGAACGCTCGCAGCACCGCAACCGCCAGTTGGCGCTGGCCCGGCTCTCCGCCAGGCTCGCCGCCCTGGAGCAGGAGCGCCGCGCCCGCACTGGCCAACTGCGCTGGCAGGCCCACCAGAGCCTCGAGCGCGGGAACCCGGTCCGGGTTTTCCGAAGCCCCGGTGGCTGA